The region TAATATAAACAATATATTTTTAGAAGAACTATTTAATAGAGAATTTATTTTAGATATGTCTGAAAAACTTTACACTCAAAGAGAAGGGAGTGTTAGAAATTTCGTGTCAGTCTGATAAAATACTATCAAGGACTGACAATTAACGAAGGAATTTTAAACGTTATTTTCTAAATATTTTTTATAAAGTATAATTTCAAAACATGCACCGCTGTCTTTTATGTTTTTTGCAAGCAGGGTTCCTCTCATGTGTTCTTCTACTATGGTTTTAGACATATATAGTCCTAAGCCTGTCCCATTATGCTCATTTTTAGTTGTGAAGTATGGTTCAAATATTTTAGGTAGTACTTCTTGGGGGATGCCATTTCCATTATCTGAGACGGTGACTTTAATCTCTTTTTCATTCTCAGAAGTTTCTATTTTTATTAAAGGTTTGTTTATGCCTTTTGTTGTGAAAGCATCTAGTGCATTAACCAAGGTATTTAAAAATACTTGAGTAAATTCATTGCGAAAAATAGGATACGGTGTTTTGTTTTGATAGTTCTTTTCTACTTTTACACTATGATTTTCTAAACTTTTATGAACGATAGAGATAGCATTATCTATAGATTCTTGAATAAGAATAGTCTCTTTGTTTTTTTCTGATTGAGAAAAATTTCTAAAGTCATCAATAGTTTGAGATAAATAAACAACCTGTTTGCTTATAAACTCTGCATTTTCTTTTAAGTTTTTTATGTCAATTGTCTCTAGCATTACATCTAAGAGAATGCTATCTGCACATAGTCCTATGGAAGTAAGTGGCTGACGCCATTGATGTGCTATCATACTTATCATCTCTCCCATCGCAGCATGTCTAGTGTGCTGAAGTAGCATACTTTCTTTTTCTCGTCGTATTTTTATTTCATCTTTTAGTTTATGTTCGAGTTCTGTATTTGTATGTTTTAGCATCATCTCTTTAGAGATTTTTAACTCAAGTTCAGTAGAGAGTTTTTCACTTACACCTAAAAGTTCTTCTTCAAGTTGTTTTCTTTTACTAATGTCTGTATGAAAACCCGTTATTCTATATGCTTTTCCTTCTTCATTATAAAGTGCTTTTCCTCTATCTAAAATCCACTTATAAGTTCCATCTTTACATTTTAAACGATGTTCATTGACATAGTAATCTGATTTTTTCTCAAGATGCGCATTTATATCTTGCATAGCTTTGTTCAAATCTTCAGGATGCACTCTTACAGACCACTCTTCAAACTTATTTTCTAGCTCTTCATCTTCATAACCCAACATTGCTTTCCATTGTTCTGAGAAATAAATTTCATTGTTTTCAATATCCCAATCCCATAAACCATCTTGCGTAGCATCTATTGCAAGTTCTTTTTTTATATCTATGTTATTAAACTTATCATTCCAGTTTTTTAAACTAGAAACTATAAGCAGGTAAAGCTCATCATCTCTAAAAGGTTTATGTAAATAGTAAATGTTGTGATCAAGCTGAGATATAAGTTCTTTTACGGAATAATCAGAATACGCAGTAATGATTATGATGGCTATATCAGCATCTATCTTTCTTGTCTCTTTAGCAACATCTAAACCATGTTTTCCAGGTAGTCGCATATCTAAGAGACAAAGAGGAAGTTTGTTCCCTGCTTTATAAAATTTTTCAAGTTCTTCTAAAAATTCTTCTCCCGTTTCAAAGGTTTTCAAGTCAAAAGAGTCTTCATCTTTTTTTTCTTCTAAATCTGAGAAAAAATCTAATCGTTTTCGTTTTGATGAACCAAGAATATTTTTATAAAGTTCAAGTATTACAGGTTCATCATCTAGGGCAAATATAGTATTATTGTTCATCTTGATTTATTCCTATTTCTATGGATATTGTAGCTCCAGTTTCTAAACCTTTACTTTGTATCTGAATTTTACCTTTATGAGTATTTAAAAAGTTGTTAAAGGCATGAAGACCAAGTCCATGACCACCTTTTTTTGTAGTAAAACCTGCTTTAAATATTTTTGGTAAATTCTCTGCCGTTGCACCTAAGCCATTGTCTGATATTGTTATTTTTATTACGTTGTCTTTTTTAGTTGCCAAGATGCTTATTTTACCACTATTTTTTTGTTGGCTCTCTTCAATGGATTCAATTGCATTTTTAAGTACATTATTGATACCACTATGAAATTGAAATTTCATAGTATCTATCTCAAGTGACTCTAAACAATCAAACCTCATATCTATGTGTTTATTTAGACAAGTATCGTGATAATCTTCAACTAATGTTTCAATCATATAGCGAATATCAAAGTGTTGTATATAATTTTTTGAAGCTGCATTGCTATCATTAAAAACATCTTGTTGATGTCTTATTGATTCTACTGAGTGATCTTTAATATTTTGTATATCAGTTGTTATCTCTTGTATTTCACTAAACATATCATTGCTTATAGCATTGTCAAATTTATCAATAAAATTTTCAAGCTCCTCTTTTTGAGGCGTTGTAGCAGCACTTGAATCTATAAGTTTTTGTAGCTTTTTAAAACCTAATGTTGAGTTTTTAAGTGCTAACAATACATCTTTCATCAATCTGATTTTCGCATCTAGCATAGTTAGAGAGTTTCCAACATTATGTAAATAACTACTTGCACTTTCAAAAAGTCCTGAACGGTAAGCTATTTCAGCATCTTTTTCTGCTGTTTTTTCACGTATTTGTGCTTGGATATAGTCATTTGTTCTTTCGTCAAGTTCTTTACTAAGTTTATTGAAGTTTTGACTTAGCTGATCAACTTCATATATGCCCGAATTAGAATCGATTTGACTATCTGTTTTTGTGCCTAAATCTTTTGTAAGTATAGACAATTGATGTATAGGTTTTGAAATTCTAGATGCAACTGTTTTTGACTTTTTTGATAAGAAAAGAAAAAAGACAACATAGAAAAGTACCATTAAAAATATAATAATATATCCAATATTGTCAATTTGTATTTTAAGTTTATGTATTGACTCAAAGAGAACAGATTTATTTAGAAGAATCATAAGTCTCCATCCAGTTTCTGGGACTATTTTTTGTGTAATAATGTACTCTTCCCCATTAATCATAATCTCAATTAAATCACTTTTAGTAGTAAAAAAAGATTCTATTTGCTTGCGAATTGTCATATTAGGAGTTTTTAGAATATTATACTCTTGAGGCTTTTCTATGGTTGTTTTAATAGCATCTTCATATATATGCTCTTTTAACTCTTTGAGATTAAAAATTTTCTCTATACGCTCTGGCATTGCTAAAATCATTCCGTTAGCATCAAGCATAAAAGCACTTCCTTGCCACGGTAAGTCAAGATTTAAAATATTGCGTATAAAAGAATCTATGGTTACATCTAGTCCACTTACACCCTCTAAAAAATCACCATTGTAAATAGGAACAATG is a window of uncultured Sulfurimonas sp. DNA encoding:
- a CDS encoding PAS domain-containing protein; the encoded protein is MNNNTIFALDDEPVILELYKNILGSSKRKRLDFFSDLEEKKDEDSFDLKTFETGEEFLEELEKFYKAGNKLPLCLLDMRLPGKHGLDVAKETRKIDADIAIIIITAYSDYSVKELISQLDHNIYYLHKPFRDDELYLLIVSSLKNWNDKFNNIDIKKELAIDATQDGLWDWDIENNEIYFSEQWKAMLGYEDEELENKFEEWSVRVHPEDLNKAMQDINAHLEKKSDYYVNEHRLKCKDGTYKWILDRGKALYNEEGKAYRITGFHTDISKRKQLEEELLGVSEKLSTELELKISKEMMLKHTNTELEHKLKDEIKIRREKESMLLQHTRHAAMGEMISMIAHQWRQPLTSIGLCADSILLDVMLETIDIKNLKENAEFISKQVVYLSQTIDDFRNFSQSEKNKETILIQESIDNAISIVHKSLENHSVKVEKNYQNKTPYPIFRNEFTQVFLNTLVNALDAFTTKGINKPLIKIETSENEKEIKVTVSDNGNGIPQEVLPKIFEPYFTTKNEHNGTGLGLYMSKTIVEEHMRGTLLAKNIKDSGACFEIILYKKYLENNV
- a CDS encoding ATP-binding protein; the protein is MDICLMMKFTENSNSIHRVIYKNYLSSSLIPIFTIEVILLLLYFGVSYFITQKSQEMLFMEASKNLQEITKREAQQIEHQLQDVSNLALMMQHDHERFAKSTQCVLPNGEPSFAVHENGSYYKAIDNGGSSIYYASTTPLGEKEKLKTKCSEVIDPLMKDIVDIYPIITQAYYNTYDDLNRLYPFMKDSPAQYGPNLHMIDYNFYYLADAAHNPNRGRVWTSAYLDPAGQGWMLSNIVPIYNGDFLEGVSGLDVTIDSFIRNILNLDLPWQGSAFMLDANGMILAMPERIEKIFNLKELKEHIYEDAIKTTIEKPQEYNILKTPNMTIRKQIESFFTTKSDLIEIMINGEEYIITQKIVPETGWRLMILLNKSVLFESIHKLKIQIDNIGYIIIFLMVLFYVVFFLFLSKKSKTVASRISKPIHQLSILTKDLGTKTDSQIDSNSGIYEVDQLSQNFNKLSKELDERTNDYIQAQIREKTAEKDAEIAYRSGLFESASSYLHNVGNSLTMLDAKIRLMKDVLLALKNSTLGFKKLQKLIDSSAATTPQKEELENFIDKFDNAISNDMFSEIQEITTDIQNIKDHSVESIRHQQDVFNDSNAASKNYIQHFDIRYMIETLVEDYHDTCLNKHIDMRFDCLESLEIDTMKFQFHSGINNVLKNAIESIEESQQKNSGKISILATKKDNVIKITISDNGLGATAENLPKIFKAGFTTKKGGHGLGLHAFNNFLNTHKGKIQIQSKGLETGATISIEIGINQDEQ